A genomic segment from Rubrobacter tropicus encodes:
- the msrA gene encoding peptide-methionine (S)-S-oxide reductase MsrA, with amino-acid sequence MMAESNGGAGRTEIATLGGGCFWCTEAVYLEVRGVEKVESGYSGGHVPNPTYRQVCSETTGHAEVVQVTFDPEVISYREILEVFFATHDPTTLNRQGADVGTQYRSAVFYHDEEQREAAEAVISELGAQGIWEDPIVTEVVPFEEFYVAEDYHQNYFASNGYQPYCQVIIAPKVAKFRREHLERLKA; translated from the coding sequence ATGATGGCGGAATCCAACGGTGGCGCGGGGCGCACGGAGATTGCGACGCTCGGGGGCGGGTGCTTCTGGTGTACGGAGGCCGTGTACCTCGAGGTGCGGGGCGTCGAGAAGGTCGAGTCCGGGTATTCGGGCGGGCACGTCCCGAACCCGACTTACCGGCAGGTGTGCAGCGAGACGACGGGGCACGCCGAGGTCGTGCAGGTCACGTTCGACCCGGAGGTGATCTCCTACCGGGAGATCCTGGAGGTCTTCTTCGCCACCCACGACCCGACGACGCTGAACCGTCAGGGCGCCGACGTCGGGACGCAGTACCGTTCCGCGGTCTTCTACCACGACGAGGAGCAGCGGGAGGCCGCCGAGGCCGTCATCTCCGAACTCGGGGCGCAGGGGATCTGGGAAGATCCCATCGTGACCGAGGTCGTGCCGTTCGAGGAGTTCTACGTGGCCGAGGACTACCACCAGAACTATTTCGCCAGCAACGGCTACCAGCCCTACTGCCAGGTCATCATCGCCCCGAAGGTCGCGAAGTTCCGCCGGGAGCACCTCGAAAGGCTGAAGGCCTAG
- a CDS encoding response regulator transcription factor, producing MTIRALIVEDEQNLVGLLRLHLEREGFEVHEALDGRAALEVARRVAPDVVVLDWMLPGLGGMEVLRELRGSSDAYVIMLTARSDEVDRVVGLSTGADDYLTKPFSPAELVARIRAMLRRPRGGATGQQDAPLGFGALTVDTARREARLDGEAVALTAMEFDLLATLASEPGIVFGRDRLLEKLWGGSYFGSDHVIDVHVANVRKKLGDDPQDPRYVQTVRGVGYRFRAP from the coding sequence ATGACGATCCGGGCGCTCATAGTCGAGGACGAGCAGAACCTTGTGGGGCTCTTGCGCCTGCACCTCGAGAGGGAGGGCTTCGAGGTGCACGAGGCCCTCGACGGCCGGGCGGCGCTCGAGGTCGCCCGCCGGGTGGCCCCCGACGTGGTAGTCCTCGACTGGATGCTCCCCGGCCTCGGCGGCATGGAGGTGCTGCGGGAGCTCAGGGGCTCCTCAGACGCCTACGTCATAATGCTCACCGCGCGGAGCGACGAGGTGGACAGGGTGGTGGGCCTCTCTACCGGCGCCGACGATTACCTTACAAAGCCCTTCTCCCCGGCGGAGCTCGTCGCCCGCATCCGGGCGATGCTCCGCAGGCCGCGCGGCGGCGCGACCGGGCAACAGGACGCCCCTTTGGGGTTCGGCGCGCTGACGGTGGACACGGCGCGGCGCGAAGCGAGGCTCGACGGCGAAGCGGTGGCCCTCACGGCGATGGAGTTCGACCTGCTCGCGACGCTGGCCTCGGAGCCCGGAATCGTGTTCGGCCGGGACCGGCTCCTGGAGAAACTCTGGGGCGGGAGCTACTTCGGCAGCGACCACGTCATCGACGTCCACGTAGCCAACGTGCGCAAAAAGCTCGGGGACGACCCGCAAGACCCCCGCTACGTCCAGACCGTGCGCGGCGTCGGCTACAGGTTCCGTGCCCCGTGA
- a CDS encoding HAMP domain-containing sensor histidine kinase: MRRSRRGGGLGARLFVSHFLVAAVVALTVLTAVLLVAPLFLGDVTGGAGRSPGQALLLSLLVAGLAAGATAAAASLLVSRRIVDSLRYVLDATRRVAAGSYGERVPAGDADDEISELSEGFNAMARALEEAERRRVEVISDVSHELRTPLSTLRGYLESLMGGTVEPSEKTFSLLYAETMRMERLVRDLRQLSRAEAGQLALDIAPVSPGEVADRASGRMRPLFDEKGVELGTRKIGEPPPVLADADRVIQVLTNLLDNALRHTPPGGRVTVEVGTGAGVIEFGVADTGEGIPAEHLPRVFERFYRADRSRSREGGGSGVGLSISRALVGAMGGEIRAESPGAGRGATFRFTLPAAGRGRGSLTGS; the protein is encoded by the coding sequence GTGAGACGGTCCAGGCGGGGCGGGGGCCTCGGCGCGAGGCTCTTCGTCTCGCACTTCCTGGTCGCCGCGGTGGTGGCGCTGACGGTGCTCACGGCCGTCCTGCTGGTGGCGCCGCTCTTCCTCGGAGACGTGACGGGCGGGGCGGGCAGGAGCCCGGGCCAGGCGCTCCTGCTCTCCCTGCTCGTTGCCGGCCTCGCCGCCGGTGCGACGGCCGCGGCGGCGAGCCTGCTCGTCTCGCGCAGGATCGTGGACTCCTTGCGCTACGTGCTCGACGCCACCCGCCGCGTTGCGGCCGGTAGCTACGGGGAGCGCGTGCCGGCCGGGGACGCGGACGACGAGATCTCCGAGCTCTCAGAAGGCTTCAACGCCATGGCGCGGGCGCTCGAAGAGGCCGAGAGGCGGCGGGTCGAGGTGATCTCCGACGTCTCCCACGAGCTCCGCACCCCCCTCTCCACCCTCCGGGGCTACCTAGAAAGCCTCATGGGCGGGACCGTCGAGCCATCGGAGAAGACCTTCTCCCTGCTGTACGCGGAGACCATGCGCATGGAGCGCCTCGTCAGGGACCTCCGCCAGCTCTCCCGCGCGGAGGCGGGCCAGCTCGCCCTGGACATAGCCCCCGTCTCCCCGGGGGAGGTGGCGGATCGGGCGTCGGGGAGGATGCGCCCGCTGTTCGACGAGAAGGGCGTCGAGTTGGGCACCAGGAAAATCGGGGAGCCCCCGCCCGTCCTGGCCGACGCCGACAGGGTGATACAGGTTCTGACGAACCTTCTGGACAACGCCCTGAGGCACACGCCTCCGGGGGGACGGGTCACGGTCGAGGTCGGGACCGGGGCAGGCGTAATCGAGTTCGGGGTGGCGGATACCGGAGAGGGCATACCGGCCGAGCACCTGCCCCGCGTCTTCGAGCGGTTCTACCGGGCAGACAGGTCGCGCTCGCGGGAGGGCGGCGGCTCCGGTGTGGGCCTGTCCATCTCGAGGGCGCTGGTCGGCGCGATGGGTGGTGAGATCCGGGCCGAGAGCCCCGGAGCCGGGCGCGGGGCGACCTTCCGCTTCACGCTGCCCGCGGCGGGCCGGGGTCGGGGGAGCTTGACCGGATCTTGA
- a CDS encoding SHOCT domain-containing protein, whose product METIAQAFLHGPPGGFDGPGPFIFPFIFLFWILILGSLAWAAFRLVPRWREGGGGWTGGRRDPAEEILRERFARGETSAEEYVRAMRTLRGDGPADYEDYVREAEERPDPNREPGT is encoded by the coding sequence ATGGAGACCATCGCGCAGGCGTTCTTGCACGGTCCGCCCGGGGGCTTTGACGGGCCCGGCCCGTTCATCTTCCCCTTCATATTCCTGTTCTGGATCCTGATCCTGGGCTCCCTTGCCTGGGCCGCGTTCCGCCTGGTCCCGCGGTGGCGCGAGGGTGGCGGCGGCTGGACCGGTGGCCGCAGGGACCCGGCGGAGGAGATCCTGCGCGAGCGTTTCGCCAGGGGCGAGACGAGCGCAGAGGAGTACGTGCGGGCCATGAGGACCCTCCGCGGGGACGGGCCGGCCGACTACGAAGACTACGTGCGCGAGGCCGAGGAGAGGCCCGACCCGAACCGCGAGCCCGGTACGTAG
- a CDS encoding SHOCT domain-containing protein, giving the protein MQTLTETLSAGLLLVQSGRDWGGGPPWADGDHGMSWGPWVLFPFLFWVGLLALVAWIVTRLFPSRRGGTGPASRDPAEEILRERLARGEITTDEYLRSLQILRGEIPNNLGSPDEDQETK; this is encoded by the coding sequence ATGCAAACCCTGACAGAAACCCTGAGCGCGGGCCTCCTCCTGGTCCAGTCCGGTCGCGACTGGGGCGGAGGCCCCCCCTGGGCCGACGGAGACCACGGGATGTCCTGGGGACCGTGGGTGCTGTTTCCATTCCTCTTCTGGGTCGGGCTGCTGGCGCTCGTCGCCTGGATCGTAACGCGCCTCTTCCCGAGCCGGCGCGGCGGAACCGGGCCCGCGAGCAGGGACCCGGCCGAGGAGATCCTGCGCGAACGCCTCGCCCGCGGCGAGATCACCACAGACGAATACCTGAGATCCCTGCAGATACTCCGCGGCGAAATACCAAACAACCTCGGCAGCCCGGACGAAGATCAAGAGACGAAGTAA
- a CDS encoding tyrosine phenol-lyase, with the protein MVAKNGRRSWAEPYKIKVVEPLKTTTREERRRAIEEAGFNTFLLRSEDVYIDLLTDSGTNAMSQDQWAGMMLGDEAYAGSVNFYNLERAVAEYYGYPYLVPTHQGRGAEHILSQVWIEPGDHVPNNMYFTTTREHQERAGGTFVDVIIDEAHDPKSEHPFKGNVDLGKLGSLIEEVGAEKVPYVSVAATVNMAGGQPISLENLRAVRELTRSHGIKVVLDATRAVENAYFVKHREAGHEGRTVAEILHETCSLSDAATVSAKKDLLTNIGGFLATFDEELFEEARALVVVYEGLHTYGGLAGRDLEAMARGIVEMVDEDYLHSRIGQVEYVGEKLAEAGIPIVRPVGGHAVFLDAKGFFPEMPQDHFPAQTLAAELYLDSGVRAMERGVVSAGRNRETGEHNYPSLELVRLTFPRRVYTQAHCDVTVESVLEVWNNRENVRGLRMVHEPKHLRFFQARFERL; encoded by the coding sequence ATCGTGGCGAAGAACGGCCGTCGTTCGTGGGCCGAGCCGTACAAGATCAAGGTAGTGGAACCCCTGAAAACGACGACTCGTGAAGAGCGAAGACGCGCCATCGAAGAGGCCGGCTTCAACACGTTCCTCCTGCGCTCCGAGGACGTCTACATAGACCTGCTGACGGACTCGGGCACGAACGCCATGAGCCAGGACCAGTGGGCCGGCATGATGCTGGGCGACGAGGCCTACGCCGGCTCGGTGAACTTCTACAACCTGGAGAGGGCCGTGGCCGAATACTACGGCTACCCCTACCTCGTCCCGACCCACCAGGGGCGCGGGGCGGAGCACATCCTCTCCCAGGTCTGGATAGAGCCGGGCGACCACGTCCCCAACAACATGTACTTCACGACCACCCGCGAGCACCAGGAACGCGCCGGCGGCACCTTCGTCGACGTCATCATCGACGAGGCCCACGACCCGAAGAGCGAGCACCCGTTCAAGGGGAACGTGGACCTCGGCAAGCTGGGGTCGCTCATCGAAGAGGTCGGGGCCGAGAAGGTCCCCTACGTCAGCGTCGCGGCGACGGTAAACATGGCGGGGGGGCAGCCGATCTCGCTCGAGAACCTCCGCGCCGTGCGGGAGTTGACGAGGTCGCACGGTATAAAGGTAGTCCTGGACGCGACGCGCGCGGTCGAGAACGCGTACTTCGTCAAGCATCGGGAGGCCGGCCACGAGGGCAGGACCGTCGCGGAGATCCTGCACGAGACCTGCTCCCTATCAGACGCGGCGACCGTGAGCGCGAAGAAGGACCTCCTCACCAACATCGGCGGCTTTCTCGCAACCTTTGACGAGGAGCTCTTCGAGGAGGCCCGCGCCCTAGTGGTCGTCTACGAGGGCCTCCACACCTACGGCGGCCTCGCCGGCCGCGACCTGGAGGCGATGGCCCGCGGGATAGTGGAGATGGTCGACGAGGACTACCTCCACTCCCGCATAGGACAGGTCGAGTACGTGGGCGAGAAGCTCGCCGAGGCCGGCATCCCGATAGTCCGTCCGGTAGGGGGCCACGCCGTCTTCCTCGACGCGAAAGGCTTCTTCCCCGAGATGCCCCAGGACCACTTCCCGGCCCAAACCCTGGCCGCCGAGCTCTACCTCGACTCGGGGGTCCGGGCGATGGAGCGCGGCGTCGTCTCCGCCGGCCGTAACAGGGAGACCGGCGAGCACAACTACCCGAGCCTGGAGCTCGTCCGCCTCACCTTCCCCCGCCGCGTCTACACCCAGGCCCACTGCGACGTAACCGTCGAGTCCGTCCTCGAAGTCTGGAACAACAGAGAGAACGTCCGCGGCCTCCGGATGGTCCACGAGCCCAAGCACCTCCGCTTCTTCCAGGCCCGCTTCGAGAGGCTGTGA
- a CDS encoding PGPGW domain-containing protein — protein sequence MGKDLPMIKSLKGHWEEFKESKPGERFKDRYHRRQQEPGHIVKRVVLVIFGAILAVGSLVTAPLPGPGFATVFLGLAILAGELLPAARLLDWSEVRLRLLWQFVTDVWRTSLFGKISLVVIAAILASGFAYFVYLLLFA from the coding sequence ATGGGCAAAGATCTACCCATGATCAAGAGCCTCAAAGGCCACTGGGAAGAGTTCAAGGAGAGCAAGCCGGGCGAGCGCTTCAAGGACCGCTACCACCGCCGGCAGCAAGAACCGGGCCACATCGTCAAGAGGGTGGTGCTGGTGATCTTCGGCGCCATCCTGGCGGTCGGCAGCCTCGTTACCGCCCCGTTGCCCGGCCCCGGCTTCGCTACCGTCTTTCTCGGGCTTGCGATCCTGGCCGGCGAGCTCCTCCCCGCGGCCCGCCTCCTCGACTGGTCGGAGGTCCGCCTCAGGCTTCTCTGGCAGTTCGTCACGGACGTCTGGCGGACGAGCCTCTTCGGCAAGATCTCCCTCGTCGTGATCGCCGCGATCCTCGCCTCCGGCTTTGCCTACTTCGTCTACCTGCTGCTGTTCGCCTAA